One region of Juglans regia cultivar Chandler chromosome 4, Walnut 2.0, whole genome shotgun sequence genomic DNA includes:
- the LOC109007652 gene encoding transcription factor LHW-like — translation METTALRQLLKSLCSNSHWEYSVFWKLNHRNQMVLCWEDGYWACPKTAEPVENIPDDIYFEGVNEIFSSASKMNIGDDDVMEYRIGRAVADMSCHQYAIGDGAVGEVAYTGSHCWVLFENDFASECSSKLVPEYPEEWLLQFAAGVKTIVLVPVLPHGVVQLGSLEWVAEDLALIAFVIDRFNALYNVSQINIPFTSNRDIQSQSSSSQMSGFPLESSDMTITLLKAEDLKDFDHIRPNKNKFSTLNEVLPMSMYQDAVQVSETEHPVLFGNVGQNVTSAPPNSLIAVSTPLCQPINTSQLETLESELLGLSCLNELQAYPQFKSYNFGASVEPSCGISPLCGELMTLGDTRVNDAGHKSTSSITSLPIDSELHEAHGQAFQNHIVEDMHNSSFLIEDLCRSLSLTHNIDMFNGAEPSLFAKADDADHLLEAIVASVSSCIDDSLASRFKSSTSSTTSSGQGASLFRLQSQSEASALINDDSTPWSDFRSSIVSCDTSTFTGSVSFNNTRSKLIDKEQQGKPYGSMQPRKGNKLSNASKRRARTGENQRPRPRDRQMIQDRLKELRQLVPNGAKCSIDGLLDRVVTHMLHLRSMTEQAEKLRHLAPRKVADRKSWGSSEMKNSSQNGTSWAFEFGDGLQSCPIVVEDLEYPGHMLIEMLCNERGLFLEIAQVIRNLEFTILKGSIHHHSNNAWAEFIVEGQKGFHRMDMFWPLMHLWQCKRSPV, via the exons ATGGAGACTACTGCTTTGAGGCAGTTGTTGAAGAGTCTCTGCAGCAATTCGCATTGGGAATATTCAGTCTTTTGGAAGCTTAACCACCGAAACCAAAT GGTTTTGTGTTGGGAAGATGGATATTGGGCTTGTCCAAAAACTGCAGAACCTGTCGAGAATATACCAGATGACATTTACTTCGAAGGCGtgaatgagatattttcttCAGCAAGTAAAATGAATATAGGTGATGATGATGTAATGGAATATCGAATTGGACGAGCGGTGGCTGATATGTCATGTCATCAGTATGCCATAGGAGACGG GGCTGTCGGTGAAGTTGCATATACAGGAAGTCATTGCTGGGTTCTCTTTGAGAATGATTTTGCTAGTGAATGCAGCTCCAAGTTAGTTCCTGAG TATCCAGAAGAATGGCTACTTCAATTTGCAGCAGGTGTCAAG ACCATTGTGCTGGTTCCTGTACTTCCACATGGAGTTGTACAGCTGGGCTCATTGGAATGG GTTGCTGAAGATCTGGCCTTGATTGCGTTTGTCATAGATAGGTTCAACGCCCTTTACAATGTTTCACAGATTAATATACCATTCACCTCAAACAGAGATATTCAATCACAATCGTCTTCATCACAAATGTCTGGTTTCCCACTGGAGTCCTCAGACATGACCATTACCCTGCTGAAGGCTGAAGATTTGAAAGATTTTGACCACATTAGACCAAATAAGAACAAATTCTCAACATTAAATGAAGTTTTGCCAATGTCAATGTATCAAGATGCCGTTCAGGTCTCTGAAACAGAACATCCTGTATTGTTTGGTAATGTTGGCCAAAATGTGACTAGTGCTCCACCAAATAGTCTCATTGCCGTATCAACTCCTTTATGTCAACCTATAAATACTAGCCAGTTAGAGACACTAGAGAGTGAGCTGCTTGGATTATCTTGTCTGAATGAATTGCAGGCTTATCCTCAATTTAAAAGCTACAATTTTGGGGCTTCTGTAGAACCCTCCTGTGGAATCAGTCCTTTGTGTGGTGAATTAATGACACTTGGAGACACAAGGGTTAATGATGCAGGCCATAAAAGTACAAGCAGTATCACTAGCCTTCCCATAGATTCTGAGCTACATGAAGCACATGGACAAGCTTTCCAGAATCATATCGTTGAAGACATGCACAACTCATCATTCTTAATTGAGGATTTGTGTAGAAGCTTGAGTTTAACTCACAATATAGATATGTTCAATGGTGCTGAGCCATCATTGTTTGCTAAAGCTGATGATGCAGATCATCTGTTGGAGGCTATAGTTGCAAGTGTGTCTAGTTGTATAGATGACTCTCTAGCTAGCAGATTTAAAAGTTCAACATCATCTACAACCTCGTCAGGACAAGGTGCTAGTTTGTTCAGGTTACAAAGTCAATCTGAAGCAAGTGCCTTAATAAATGATGACTCAACTCCATGGAGTGATTTTAGATCATCAATTGTTTCCTGCGACACAAGTACCTTTACTGGTTCTGTTTCTTTCAATAATACGAGGAGCAAATTGATTGATAAAGAGCAGCAAGGAAAACCTTACGGCTCCATGCAGCCTAGGAAGGGAAACAAGTTGTCCAATGCCAGCAAAAGACGAGCCAGAACTGGTGAAAATCAAAGGCCAAGACCAAGGGATCGGCAAATGATCCAGGATAGGCTGAAGGAGCTCCGACAACTTGTCCCAAATGGTGCGAAG TGTAGCATTGATGGTCTCCTAGATCGAGTGGTAACGCATATGCTGCATTTAAGAAGCATGACTGAACAGGCTGAGAAATTGAGGCACTTGGCTCCTCGAAAG GTGGCTGATCGGAAGAGTTGGGGATCatctgaaatgaaaaatagtagTCAAAATGGGACTAGCTGGGCTTTTGAATTTGGAGACGGACTTCAATCATGCCCCATAGTTGTGGAAGATCTTGAATATCCGGGACACATGCTGATAGAG ATGCTTTGCAATGAACGTGGGCTCTTCTTGGAGATTGCACAGGTGATTCGAAATTTGGAGTTCACCATCTTGAAGGGTTCAATCCACCACCATTCAAACAATGCCTGGGCTGAGTTTATCGTCGAG GGTCAGAAGGGCTTTCATAGGATGGATATGTTCTGGCCGCTCATGCATCTTTGGCAGTGTAAAAGAAGCCCCGTCTGA
- the LOC109007653 gene encoding uncharacterized protein LOC109007653, with the protein MVGSGMFSSREVIHDPFKAWKSMVFPTKLAGYAAFSLFCTIASISFVCYAAFSTYSLRCPECHRMISHQKVSDADISPAYEKTNISHILFGIGGSAKTWQKRRYYTELWWKPNVSRGFVWLDEEPHKNVTWPETLPPFKVSGDTSRFNYTCWYGKRSAIRIARIVKESFELGLDNVRWFVMGDDDTVFFTENLINVLAKYDHNQMYYIGGNSESVEQDVIHSYTMAYGGGGYAISYPLAAELVRVLDGCIDRYAHFFGSDQKVQGCLSEIGVPVTKELGFHQVDIRGNPYGLLAAHPLAPLVSLHHLDYVESIFPNRTQIDSLKTLIRAYETDPNRALQHSFCYDLRRNWSVSVSWGYSVQLYPSLETAKILETALRTFRTWRSWSDKPFTFNTRPVSTDRCKKPILYFLDRVERLGSGQTLTTYKKYEYQRGMECDRVEYAPALAVGSFNVSASNFDPDLWKKAPRRQCCEIINGEDGVDTVIQVKIRGCNRFQSVTPP; encoded by the exons ATGGTAGGAAGCGGCATGTTTTCTTCAAGAGAAGTAATTCACGATCCCTTCAAAGCCTGGAAATCCATGGTTTTCCCCACAAAATTAGCCGGCTATGCtgcgttctctctcttttgcacGATCGCTTCAATCTCCTTCGTCTGCTACGCCGCTTTCTCAACCTATTCCCTCCGTTGCCCCGAATGCCATAGAATGATCTCGCACCAGAAAGTCTCTGACGCTGATATTTCCCCGGCTTACGAGAAGACTAATATATCCCACATCCTTTTCGGCATCGGAGGTTCCGCCAAGACATGGCAAAAGCGCCGGTATTACACTGAGCTATGGTGGAAACCGAACGTTAGCCGCGGATTCGTTTGGCTCGACGAGGAACCTCATAAAAACGTGACATGGCCTGAAACCTTGCCGCCGTTCAAAGTCTCTGGGGACACGTCAAGATTCAACTACACCTGCTGGTACGGCAAGCGCTCTGCAATCCGGATTGCTCGCATTGTGAAGGAGAGCTTTGAGCTGGGTCTGGACAACGTGAGGTGGTTCGTGATGGGCGACGATGACACGGTATTTTTCACGGAGAATTTGATCAACGTATTGGCGAAATACGATCACAATCAAATGTATTACATCGGTGGGAATTCAGAGAGCGTGGAGCAGGACGTGATACACTCTTACACAATGGCCTACGGGGGAGGCGGCTACGCCATTAGCTACCCGTTGGCCGCCGAGCTCGTCCGAGTTTTGGACGGCTGCATTGATCGGTACGCGCATTTCTTCGGCTCCGATCAGAAGGTCCAGGGTTGCCTGAGCGAGATTGGCGTACCGGTCACAAAAGAGCTAGGTTTTCATCAg GTCGACATACGAGGAAACCCGTACGGTTTATTAGCGGCACATCCATTGGCGCCATTGGTGTCTCTGCACCACCTAGACTACGTCGAATCTATATTTCCGAACCGGACCCAGATCGACTCTTTGAAGACTCTAATCCGGGCATACGAAACGGACCCGAATCGGGCCCTGCAGCACAGTTTCTGCTACGACTTGAGACGGAATTGGTCCGTGTCGGTGTCTTGGGGATACAGCGTGCAGTTGTATCCGTCGTTGGAGACGGCGAAGATCCTCGAGACTGCGCTGCGCACGTTTCGGACGTGGAGGAGTTGGAGCGACAAGCCCTTCACGTTCAACACACGTCCGGTCAGTACAGACCGGTGCAAGAAACCGATTTTGTATTTCTTGGACCGGGTCGAGAGGCTTGGCTCGGGTCAAACGTTGACCACCTATAAAAAGTACGAGTACCAACGTGGAATGGAGTGTGACCGGGTCGAATACGCCCCGGCCTTGGCCGTTGGATCTTTCAACGTCTCAGCTTCCAACTTCGACCCTGACTTGTGGAAAAAG GCGCCACGCAGACAATGCTGCGAGATCATCAACGGTGAAGATGGTGTGGACACCGTGATTCAAGTCAAGATCAGAGGTTGCAATCGCTTTCAGAGTGTTACTCCTCCATAG